One genomic region from Haloarcula sp. DT43 encodes:
- the glyA gene encoding serine hydroxymethyltransferase, which translates to MSYETVRDADPAVADALEGERGRQNDTLAMIASENHVSEAVMEAQSSELTNKYAEGYPGERYYGGCEYADDVEELAIDRAKELWSADHVNVQPHSGSQANMGVYLGVLEPGDKILSLDLTHGGHLSHGHPANFAGQVYEVEQYKVDEETGYIDYEGLHDHAEEFEPDIIVSGYSAYPREVDFERIQETADAVDAYHLADIAHITGLVAAGVHESPVGVVDFVTGSTHKTIRAGRGGIIMCDEEYADDIDAAVFPGSQGGPLMHNVAGKAVGFGEALAPEFEEYAQQTVDNAVALGDRLQEHGLDLVSGGTDNHLVLADLRPSHPDTTGKEVEEALEEAGIVLNANTVPGETRSAFNPSGIRAGTPGLTTRGFDEDACREVADLIYEVVDAPHDDDVVAEVSARVDELTDEYTLYD; encoded by the coding sequence ATGAGCTACGAAACCGTACGGGATGCGGACCCGGCAGTCGCGGACGCCCTGGAGGGCGAGCGCGGCAGGCAAAACGACACGCTAGCGATGATTGCGAGCGAGAACCACGTCAGCGAGGCCGTCATGGAGGCCCAGAGCTCCGAGCTGACGAACAAGTACGCCGAGGGGTACCCCGGCGAGCGCTACTACGGCGGCTGTGAGTACGCCGACGACGTCGAGGAACTCGCCATCGACCGCGCGAAGGAACTGTGGAGCGCGGACCACGTCAACGTCCAACCGCATTCGGGCTCGCAGGCCAACATGGGCGTCTACCTCGGCGTGCTCGAACCCGGCGACAAGATTCTCTCTCTGGACCTGACCCACGGCGGCCATCTCTCCCACGGTCACCCGGCGAACTTCGCCGGCCAGGTGTACGAGGTCGAACAGTACAAGGTCGACGAGGAGACCGGCTACATCGACTACGAGGGCCTCCACGACCACGCCGAGGAGTTCGAGCCCGACATCATCGTCTCGGGGTACTCGGCGTACCCCCGGGAGGTCGACTTCGAGCGGATTCAGGAGACCGCCGACGCGGTCGACGCCTACCACCTCGCGGACATCGCCCACATCACCGGTCTCGTCGCCGCCGGCGTCCACGAGTCGCCCGTCGGCGTCGTCGACTTCGTCACGGGCTCGACCCACAAGACCATCCGCGCGGGCCGGGGCGGCATCATCATGTGCGACGAGGAGTACGCCGACGACATCGACGCCGCCGTCTTCCCCGGCTCCCAGGGCGGCCCGCTGATGCACAACGTCGCCGGCAAGGCCGTCGGCTTCGGCGAGGCGCTCGCCCCCGAGTTCGAGGAGTACGCACAGCAGACCGTCGACAACGCCGTCGCTCTCGGCGACCGACTGCAGGAACACGGTCTGGACCTGGTCTCGGGCGGCACGGACAACCACCTCGTGCTCGCCGACCTCCGTCCCTCCCACCCGGACACCACCGGCAAGGAAGTCGAGGAGGCCCTCGAAGAGGCCGGCATCGTCCTCAACGCCAACACCGTCCCCGGCGAGACCCGCTCGGCGTTCAACCCCTCGGGCATCCGCGCCGGCACGCCCGGGCTCACCACCCGTGGTTTCGACGAGGACGCCTGCCGCGAGGTCGCCGACCTCATCTACGAGGTCGTCGACGCTCCCCACGACGACGACGTCGTCGCGGAGGTCAGCGCCCGCGTGGACGAACTGACCGACGAGTACACGCTGTACGACTGA
- a CDS encoding amphi-Trp domain-containing protein produces the protein MVETVLFENEQVLDRSAVAAYLRTVADSLEEGSEITLSAGSQEATFAPPSQVEFEVKAEREGPEGGDGELSIELELEWPENATDTELSIE, from the coding sequence ATGGTAGAAACTGTTCTGTTCGAAAACGAACAAGTACTCGACCGAAGCGCCGTCGCGGCGTATCTCAGAACGGTGGCCGACTCCCTGGAAGAGGGGTCCGAGATAACGCTCAGCGCGGGCAGCCAGGAGGCCACGTTCGCCCCGCCGTCCCAGGTAGAGTTCGAAGTGAAAGCCGAACGCGAGGGGCCGGAGGGCGGCGACGGCGAGCTCAGCATCGAACTCGAACTGGAGTGGCCCGAGAACGCGACGGACACCGAACTGTCTATCGAGTAA
- a CDS encoding NUDIX hydrolase, whose product MPALAAFRDRDVLTRRVTRETDAAGVDGVRARAERGLRWAVGALVTDSEDRVLFVYEDDTWKLPGGGVEAGETRREAVRREVREETGVDIAVDGLAAVTEVTVTDGGREATFFFGTYRGTPESTALASDPGLDGEGIETAAWKGAVPSDCLDETLLRRLRG is encoded by the coding sequence ATGCCGGCGCTCGCGGCTTTCCGGGACCGTGACGTGCTCACCCGGCGGGTGACCCGCGAGACCGACGCGGCGGGCGTCGATGGGGTCCGGGCCCGCGCCGAGCGCGGCCTCCGCTGGGCGGTGGGTGCGCTCGTCACCGACTCCGAGGACCGCGTGCTGTTCGTCTACGAGGACGACACGTGGAAGCTTCCGGGCGGCGGCGTCGAGGCCGGCGAGACCCGCCGAGAGGCCGTGCGCCGCGAGGTGCGCGAGGAGACCGGGGTGGACATCGCCGTCGACGGACTGGCCGCCGTCACCGAGGTCACGGTGACCGACGGCGGGCGCGAGGCGACGTTCTTTTTCGGGACCTACCGCGGCACGCCGGAGTCGACGGCGCTCGCGTCGGACCCGGGGCTCGACGGCGAGGGTATCGAGACCGCGGCGTGGAAGGGGGCAGTGCCGTCGGACTGCCTGGACGAGACACTGCTTCGGCGACTCAGGGGCTAG
- a CDS encoding PadR family transcriptional regulator, with amino-acid sequence MHDLTGFQRDLLYVIAGREEPHGLAIKEELEAYYEKEIHHGRLYPNLDTLVDKGLVEKGQRDRRTNFYTLTRRGRREIDARREWEDQYVDL; translated from the coding sequence ATGCACGATTTGACAGGATTCCAGCGTGACCTCCTGTACGTGATCGCTGGCAGGGAGGAGCCCCACGGCTTAGCTATCAAGGAGGAACTCGAAGCGTACTACGAGAAGGAGATACATCACGGTCGCCTGTATCCGAACCTCGATACCCTCGTTGACAAAGGACTGGTCGAGAAGGGGCAGCGCGACCGTCGGACCAACTTCTATACGCTCACGCGGCGCGGCCGCCGCGAGATAGACGCCCGGCGTGAGTGGGAAGACCAGTACGTCGACCTGTAA
- a CDS encoding MgtC/SapB family protein, giving the protein MDPLQLSPEPIQTTVFRILLAGALGMFLGLEREWSQKSAGIRTFALISLLAAVFTLVENQALLVVGGVLVIVQGILLAAQGLLGDGESEGLSLTTSVSMLVAYGVGALVARGFVLEGVSVAVFSSLLLVLKRELHSLAWGLSREELRSATEFAIIAFVIYPLLPAQPVEVPGGLLDIAVELRVIWLMVVFVAGIGIVNYAIVQTYGGRGIAVTGFFGGLASSTAVVGTMLDHVRRRPDATSYAVAAILLADAAMALRNLLITVFFTIERGVLVEAIVPLGAVIAGSVAVAAYTADWSETVDMGLESPFSLRNALAFGGVFLLVVVAGGFAETQFGTAGLYVTSALSGLVSSAGATTSAVLLYRAGAISATTAMLAILAATAASIAVKAALTAPGPNRAFASRVAFWSSVVLGVAAVLALGLLFQNW; this is encoded by the coding sequence GTGGACCCTCTGCAACTGTCCCCCGAGCCGATTCAGACCACGGTGTTTCGAATCCTGCTCGCGGGCGCGCTCGGGATGTTCCTTGGATTGGAGCGGGAGTGGTCACAGAAGTCGGCCGGCATCCGGACCTTCGCGCTGATAAGCCTCCTCGCCGCGGTGTTCACGCTGGTCGAGAACCAGGCGCTGCTGGTCGTCGGCGGCGTCCTGGTCATCGTCCAGGGGATTCTGCTCGCGGCCCAGGGGCTGCTCGGCGACGGGGAGAGCGAGGGGCTGTCGCTGACCACGTCCGTGTCGATGCTCGTCGCCTACGGCGTCGGGGCGCTCGTCGCACGGGGGTTCGTTCTCGAAGGGGTGTCGGTCGCCGTCTTCTCCTCGCTCCTGCTGGTGCTCAAGCGGGAACTCCACTCGCTGGCGTGGGGGCTCTCCCGCGAGGAACTGCGCTCGGCGACGGAGTTCGCCATCATCGCCTTCGTCATCTACCCCCTGCTCCCGGCGCAGCCGGTCGAGGTGCCCGGCGGCCTGCTGGACATCGCCGTCGAGCTGCGGGTCATCTGGCTGATGGTGGTGTTCGTCGCCGGCATCGGCATCGTCAACTACGCCATCGTCCAGACCTACGGCGGCCGCGGCATCGCCGTCACCGGCTTCTTCGGCGGTCTGGCGTCGTCGACGGCGGTCGTCGGCACGATGCTCGACCACGTCCGACGGCGGCCCGACGCCACCTCCTACGCCGTCGCCGCGATTCTGCTGGCCGACGCGGCGATGGCGCTCCGGAACCTCCTCATCACCGTGTTCTTCACCATCGAGCGGGGCGTCCTGGTCGAGGCAATCGTCCCCCTCGGAGCCGTCATCGCCGGCAGCGTCGCCGTCGCCGCCTACACCGCCGACTGGTCCGAGACGGTCGACATGGGGCTGGAAAGCCCGTTCTCGCTGCGGAACGCGCTGGCCTTCGGCGGGGTGTTCCTGCTGGTCGTGGTCGCCGGCGGGTTCGCGGAGACGCAGTTCGGCACGGCGGGGCTGTACGTCACGTCGGCGCTCAGCGGCCTGGTTTCGAGCGCCGGCGCGACGACCTCGGCCGTGTTGCTGTACCGCGCCGGGGCTATCAGCGCCACGACGGCGATGCTCGCTATCCTCGCGGCGACGGCAGCCAGCATCGCCGTCAAGGCCGCCCTGACCGCGCCCGGACCCAACCGTGCGTTCGCCTCCCGCGTCGCGTTCTGGAGTTCCGTCGTCCTGGGCGTGGCGGCGGTGCTCGCGCTCGGACTGCTGTTTCAGAACTGGTAG
- a CDS encoding bifunctional methylenetetrahydrofolate dehydrogenase/methenyltetrahydrofolate cyclohydrolase, translating into MTEIIDGNAVAQSIRDDLVASIDRLADAGARPSLATVLMSEDPASETYVSMKQDDCEEVGIEAIDIDIDPDADAAELYDTIEDLNADENVNGILVQMPVPDHVEDREVLRAIDPLKDVDGFHPENVGRLVAGDARYKPCTPHGIQKLIESAGVDTEGKDAVVVGRSDIVGKPMANLLIQKAPGGNATTTVCHSRTDDLAERTRNADILVAAAGVPEMIDGEMIQEGATVIDVGINRVEADTEKGYELVGDVEYESAKEKAGAVTPVPGGVGPMTRAMLLYNTVKAAGLQHDIKVDLA; encoded by the coding sequence ATGACCGAGATTATCGACGGCAACGCCGTCGCACAGTCTATCCGTGACGACTTGGTCGCGTCCATCGACCGTCTCGCCGACGCCGGTGCCCGGCCCTCGCTGGCGACGGTCCTGATGTCCGAGGACCCGGCCAGCGAGACGTACGTCTCGATGAAACAGGACGATTGCGAGGAGGTCGGCATCGAAGCCATCGACATCGACATCGACCCCGACGCGGACGCCGCCGAACTGTACGACACAATCGAGGATCTCAACGCCGACGAGAACGTGAACGGCATTCTCGTCCAGATGCCGGTCCCCGACCACGTCGAGGACCGCGAGGTCCTGCGCGCTATCGACCCGCTGAAGGACGTGGACGGCTTCCACCCGGAGAACGTCGGCCGGCTCGTGGCCGGCGACGCCCGCTACAAGCCCTGCACGCCCCACGGCATCCAGAAGCTCATCGAGAGCGCCGGCGTCGATACCGAGGGCAAGGACGCCGTCGTCGTCGGCCGCTCGGACATCGTCGGCAAGCCGATGGCGAACCTGCTCATCCAGAAGGCTCCGGGCGGCAACGCGACGACGACGGTGTGTCACTCCCGGACCGACGACCTCGCCGAGCGGACGCGAAACGCCGACATCCTCGTCGCCGCGGCCGGCGTCCCGGAGATGATAGACGGCGAGATGATACAGGAGGGCGCGACGGTCATCGACGTGGGCATCAACCGCGTCGAGGCCGACACCGAGAAGGGCTACGAACTGGTCGGCGACGTGGAGTACGAGAGCGCGAAGGAGAAAGCCGGAGCCGTCACGCCGGTCCCCGGCGGCGTCGGCCCGATGACCCGCGCGATGTTGCTGTACAACACGGTCAAAGCGGCGGGCCTGCAACACGACATCAAGGTCGACCTCGCCTGA
- a CDS encoding DUF7117 family protein — protein sequence MKVRGERECQDCGTRWRYYETGSIACPECGSIHSVGIDDHTEHTDTPATLDLTPVRDRIDAESTRELAEAAAERCREYTRKRGFIDAGELRPLDPTFVAAVELQHVGTHLAREMRHSDPAQRYFYDLLGGADDGDRPAVETVPSTLRVPYGLAMATAVDSYQRDVRTYLDENPDPTARRLSGRIRDHRKRIEALDGDVDPADANRLVHAARDLGSYVTGDESAFVRAENWLAGIEDDAV from the coding sequence ATGAAAGTCCGCGGGGAACGCGAGTGCCAGGACTGTGGCACGCGGTGGCGGTACTACGAGACGGGGAGCATCGCCTGTCCGGAGTGTGGCAGCATCCACAGCGTCGGCATCGACGACCACACCGAGCACACCGACACGCCGGCCACGCTCGATTTGACGCCGGTCCGGGACCGAATCGACGCCGAGTCGACCCGCGAACTCGCGGAGGCGGCCGCCGAGCGGTGCCGGGAGTACACGCGCAAGCGCGGGTTCATCGATGCCGGCGAGTTGCGCCCGCTCGACCCGACGTTCGTCGCCGCGGTCGAACTCCAGCACGTCGGCACGCACCTCGCCCGCGAGATGCGACACAGCGACCCGGCACAGCGGTACTTCTACGACCTGCTCGGCGGGGCCGACGACGGCGACCGCCCGGCCGTCGAGACGGTTCCGTCGACGCTGCGGGTCCCGTACGGGCTGGCAATGGCCACCGCCGTCGACAGCTATCAGCGGGACGTGCGGACGTATCTGGACGAGAATCCGGACCCGACTGCCCGCCGGCTCTCCGGACGCATCCGCGACCACCGGAAGCGAATCGAGGCGCTGGACGGCGACGTCGACCCCGCGGACGCCAACCGGCTGGTCCACGCGGCGCGGGACCTGGGGTCGTACGTCACCGGCGACGAGAGCGCCTTCGTCAGGGCCGAAAACTGGCTCGCCGGCATCGAGGACGACGCCGTCTAG